In Flavobacterium sp., a single window of DNA contains:
- a CDS encoding GNAT family N-acetyltransferase yields MNKIDLIKDNIDNLTSLWKTAATPLLSYHKTDFLEFSQIKNAGWPNRLWFRKDITAENLPLILETIEKNPGLVVPYWDVFGSNSNEIFEKNGFVIRNKLTAMALKLGDKFTLQNHLTFKRVLNEEDAKIWSDIYPLSFNYVIGKETLVHNYENVKYFLVHFEEKPIGTLALFQTGKTMGIHGLGVIPEMRKKGLAEEIMKFGINQAIDENCEYAQLQASDLGKGIYTRLGFEDLFVITNYQLT; encoded by the coding sequence ATGAACAAAATAGATCTTATTAAAGACAATATCGATAATTTAACCTCTTTGTGGAAAACCGCCGCCACTCCTCTCCTTTCTTATCATAAAACTGATTTTTTAGAATTTTCTCAAATAAAAAATGCAGGCTGGCCCAACAGATTATGGTTTAGAAAAGATATCACTGCCGAAAATCTTCCGTTGATTCTGGAAACGATCGAAAAAAATCCCGGTTTAGTGGTTCCGTATTGGGATGTTTTTGGAAGTAATTCTAATGAAATTTTTGAAAAAAACGGATTTGTCATTCGAAATAAATTAACCGCTATGGCTTTGAAACTTGGTGACAAATTTACACTCCAAAACCATCTTACGTTTAAAAGAGTTTTAAATGAAGAAGATGCCAAAATCTGGTCAGATATTTATCCGTTATCATTTAATTATGTAATCGGTAAAGAAACATTGGTTCATAATTATGAGAATGTAAAATATTTTTTGGTTCATTTTGAAGAAAAACCAATTGGAACACTGGCACTTTTTCAAACCGGAAAAACAATGGGAATTCACGGCTTGGGCGTGATTCCGGAAATGCGTAAAAAAGGTTTAGCCGAAGAAATCATGAAATTCGGAATCAACCAAGCGATTGATGAAAACTGCGAATATGCTCAATTACAAGCTTCAGATTTAGGAAAAGGAATTTATACCAGATTAGGTTTTGAAGATTTGTTTGTGATTACGAATTACCAGCTTACTTAA
- a CDS encoding DoxX family protein, translated as MKNAKIIFWVTTIIIFLFEGVMPAFTSQTEMAKEGIKHLGYPEYFGNALVIFKILGVLILVIPSVPKNVKEWAYAGFGFDFIFASISHFAVDGINIQSFFPLIFLVILAISYIYYHKIERYKNIAL; from the coding sequence ATGAAAAACGCTAAAATTATTTTTTGGGTTACTACAATTATTATTTTTCTATTCGAAGGTGTAATGCCGGCCTTTACTTCCCAAACGGAAATGGCCAAAGAAGGAATCAAACATTTAGGATATCCTGAGTATTTTGGAAATGCTTTAGTAATTTTTAAAATTCTGGGAGTTTTGATTTTAGTGATTCCGTCAGTTCCTAAAAATGTAAAAGAATGGGCTTATGCCGGATTTGGATTCGATTTTATCTTTGCTTCTATAAGTCATTTTGCAGTTGACGGAATTAATATTCAAAGTTTCTTTCCTTTAATCTTTTTAGTGATTTTGGCAATATCTTATATCTACTATCATAAAATAGAGCGATACAAAAATATCGCGCTGTAA
- a CDS encoding VOC family protein, protein MNLPAEHQTVMPYLILKGAAQFIEFTKNVFGASETHTKALREDGSIMHAEITLNGSTIMFTEETSDWPKQTANLFVYVQNADKTYLKALDNGAVSLMGMSDQDYGRTCGVTDPFGNVWWITSVN, encoded by the coding sequence ATGAATTTACCAGCAGAACACCAAACTGTGATGCCTTATCTAATTCTTAAAGGTGCAGCACAATTCATAGAATTTACAAAAAATGTCTTTGGAGCTTCAGAAACTCATACAAAAGCGCTGCGCGAAGACGGCAGTATTATGCATGCCGAAATTACTCTAAACGGCAGTACCATCATGTTTACAGAAGAAACCAGCGACTGGCCCAAACAAACCGCTAATTTGTTTGTATATGTTCAAAATGCAGACAAAACGTATCTAAAAGCATTAGACAACGGAGCAGTTTCTTTAATGGGAATGAGCGATCAGGATTATGGCAGAACCTGCGGTGTAACTGATCCGTTTGGAAATGTGTGGTGGATTACTTCCGTCAATTAA
- a CDS encoding DinB family protein: METNVQKNIVETFKKLNEIFSKFSENEINQIPYQGSWTPGQVVQHIILACSGYPQLFGGKTEKTTRKPDEKIKDIEGLFLNFSIKMDSPVFLIPEKKEYNKNKLNLELLRIESELLDCAEKYDLTLTCLDFQVPGFDTFTMYEWIDFALVHTQRHTHQLNSIFQHITKL; the protein is encoded by the coding sequence ATGGAAACAAACGTTCAAAAAAATATTGTTGAAACATTCAAAAAATTAAATGAGATATTTTCAAAATTCTCAGAAAATGAAATAAATCAGATTCCGTATCAGGGAAGCTGGACACCGGGACAAGTTGTACAGCATATTATTTTGGCCTGTTCGGGATATCCTCAATTATTTGGAGGCAAAACCGAAAAAACAACCCGAAAACCTGATGAAAAAATAAAAGATATTGAAGGTCTTTTTTTAAACTTCAGTATAAAAATGGATTCGCCCGTTTTCTTAATACCGGAGAAAAAAGAGTACAACAAAAACAAACTGAATTTAGAATTGCTTAGAATCGAATCTGAATTATTAGATTGTGCCGAAAAATATGATCTAACCTTAACTTGCCTTGATTTTCAGGTTCCGGGTTTTGATACCTTTACCATGTACGAATGGATCGATTTTGCTTTAGTACATACTCAAAGACATACACATCAATTGAACTCTATTTTTCAGCATATAACTAAACTTTAA
- a CDS encoding DUF1440 domain-containing protein has product MKPKSGIVLFSGLLAGTLDILAAILIYSVILQKTTAEKIIQSIASGLFKQNAYTGGSQMILYGLLLHYFIAFAFAYFYYKIYPHVPLLRKNIFLSGFVYGIFVWIVMNLIVLPLVFPKLPSKEFDFPLILSILILIFCIGLPIAFITQKFYHKNVVI; this is encoded by the coding sequence ATGAAACCAAAATCAGGAATTGTTTTATTTTCAGGTTTACTGGCCGGAACTTTAGATATTTTGGCCGCAATTTTAATTTACTCCGTCATTTTACAAAAAACAACAGCCGAAAAAATTATACAATCAATAGCAAGCGGACTCTTTAAACAAAATGCTTACACAGGCGGGTCGCAGATGATTTTGTATGGCTTGCTTCTGCATTATTTCATTGCATTTGCTTTTGCCTATTTCTATTATAAAATATACCCGCATGTTCCGCTTCTAAGAAAAAACATATTCCTTTCGGGTTTTGTGTACGGAATTTTTGTCTGGATTGTAATGAATCTTATTGTACTTCCGTTGGTATTTCCAAAGCTTCCGTCAAAAGAATTTGATTTCCCATTGATACTTTCTATCTTAATTCTAATCTTTTGTATTGGTCTTCCAATTGCTTTTATTACACAAAAGTTTTATCATAAAAATGTTGTAATCTAG
- a CDS encoding pesticidal protein Cry7Aa yields MELAVTQHTIAVKHGVILEKSDRAFEELGVLNPAVYQDGNNVHMFYRAAKRGNFSTIGYCRLEGPTTLAERRTEPIFEPEYIYEIHGVEDPRITKIDDTYYMTYVTYDGINACGAIAVSKDLTSFKKKGIITPKFILNEFTNLVRKHLQNPSIAKILAFNTARSYPLSETIKENLFVWDKNVVLFPKKINGKFVALHRLFPSIQIVSFEKKKDLTVDFWKEYLKNLPDYIVMEPEYEHETSHIGPGAPPIETKDGWLLIYHAAEKREKGLVYHACAALLDLNNPQKVIGKLTKPIITPAEYYERHGYVNYVVFPTGTAIFDDQLYIYYGAADDKIAVASLNLNDLLTELKQNSHEEDIK; encoded by the coding sequence ATGGAATTAGCAGTTACCCAACACACCATAGCCGTAAAACATGGTGTAATTTTAGAAAAATCAGATAGGGCTTTCGAAGAATTAGGTGTATTGAATCCTGCAGTATATCAAGACGGAAATAATGTTCATATGTTTTACAGAGCTGCAAAAAGAGGCAACTTTTCAACAATTGGTTATTGCAGATTAGAAGGTCCGACCACTTTAGCAGAACGTCGTACTGAACCTATTTTTGAGCCTGAATACATTTATGAAATTCATGGTGTCGAAGATCCGCGAATTACAAAAATTGATGACACCTATTATATGACGTATGTAACATACGATGGTATTAACGCATGCGGAGCCATTGCAGTTTCAAAAGATTTGACTTCATTTAAAAAGAAAGGAATTATAACGCCTAAATTTATTTTAAACGAATTCACAAACTTGGTCCGCAAACATTTACAAAACCCAAGTATAGCCAAAATATTAGCTTTTAATACCGCCAGAAGTTATCCTTTGAGCGAAACGATAAAAGAAAACTTATTTGTATGGGATAAAAACGTAGTTCTTTTTCCTAAAAAAATTAATGGAAAATTCGTGGCATTGCACCGCTTATTTCCTTCGATTCAAATAGTTTCTTTTGAAAAGAAAAAAGACCTGACGGTTGATTTTTGGAAAGAATATCTTAAAAATCTGCCGGATTATATTGTAATGGAGCCAGAATACGAACATGAAACCAGCCATATTGGTCCCGGAGCTCCGCCAATAGAAACAAAAGACGGCTGGCTTTTAATTTATCATGCTGCCGAAAAGCGCGAAAAAGGACTTGTTTATCATGCCTGCGCAGCTTTGCTGGATCTTAATAATCCTCAAAAAGTAATTGGAAAACTAACTAAACCTATTATCACGCCAGCAGAATATTATGAACGACACGGTTATGTAAATTATGTTGTATTCCCTACCGGAACAGCCATTTTTGATGACCAATTATATATTTATTACGGTGCCGCCGATGACAAGATTGCGGTGGCTTCTTTGAACCTAAACGACTTATTAACCGAACTAAAACAGAATTCCCATGAAGAAGATATCAAATAA
- a CDS encoding glycosyltransferase, whose product MKKISNKSKIVFLSTFPPTQCGIATYTQDTIKGITDVFGKSITCEICELVDKPKANPTQAFTLNTKDKAEYAKVAEEINDDESVKLVHIQHEFGLFGGNYGDYLLDFLNVIKKPVTYTFHSVIPNPNNELRTFVKLLLSYSNSVFVMTNQSKEILINDYDINEEIITCVPHGTHIVIYETPEQAKEKFGIKNKIVLSTFGLLGEGKNIETGLQALAKIVKTEPDVLYLIIGSTHPNLIKDGVDTYRSKLEALVDELNLHDNVRFINKYLDTEELLDYLKATDIYLFTSKDPNQAVSGTFAYAMSCACPMVASKIPHTREVLTSDCGVLVDIGNVDQFAEQTLQLIADEKLRHEMGINAFTKMRASSWENAALTHMDTYKKLIENPSDIKYNYPDIQLRHIKRLTTDLGIIQFSKISIPDLESGYTLDDNARALIAFCMHYKLTRDKDDLPYILIYLDFIERCQRPKGDFINYVDQENREHVEQNAEVNLEDSNARAIWALGTVISNADILPENISKKASKCFLDSLKWAENIQSPRAIGFATKGLFLYHNAIPNLYVAAIINKLNAKLLANYEDTATENWQWFENYLTYGNGILPESMLYAYLITNKPVYKKVALDSMDFLISKTFIDGNFKAISNKSWLHKDSEPELYGEQAIDVTYTIQTLNAFYNTFKTPEYKKKMKAAFNWFLGKNHLNQIMYNPVSGGGYDGLEKDNINLNQGAESTVCYLTARLLMEKFALSEPKVIPLLKSRTGIAINS is encoded by the coding sequence ATGAAGAAGATATCAAATAAATCGAAAATTGTTTTTCTTTCTACATTTCCACCAACACAATGTGGAATCGCAACTTATACTCAAGATACAATAAAAGGTATTACCGATGTTTTTGGTAAATCCATAACTTGTGAAATTTGCGAATTGGTCGATAAGCCAAAGGCAAACCCAACACAGGCCTTTACATTAAATACAAAAGACAAAGCAGAATACGCAAAAGTTGCCGAAGAAATTAATGATGATGAAAGTGTGAAATTAGTTCACATACAACATGAGTTTGGTTTATTTGGCGGTAATTACGGCGACTATTTATTAGATTTTTTAAATGTCATTAAAAAACCTGTTACGTATACTTTTCACAGCGTTATTCCTAACCCGAATAATGAATTACGAACTTTTGTAAAACTGCTTTTAAGCTACAGCAACTCTGTTTTTGTAATGACTAACCAGTCAAAAGAAATTTTGATAAATGACTATGATATCAATGAAGAAATAATTACTTGCGTGCCGCACGGAACTCATATTGTTATTTATGAAACTCCTGAACAGGCAAAAGAAAAATTCGGAATTAAAAATAAAATTGTTTTATCAACCTTCGGACTTTTAGGCGAAGGAAAAAATATCGAAACCGGTTTGCAGGCACTTGCAAAAATTGTCAAAACAGAACCAGATGTTCTCTACTTGATTATTGGCAGTACACACCCTAATTTAATTAAAGACGGTGTTGATACTTATCGCAGCAAACTCGAAGCTCTTGTAGACGAATTAAACTTACATGACAATGTTCGTTTCATAAATAAATATTTAGATACCGAAGAACTTTTAGACTATTTAAAAGCTACAGACATTTATTTGTTTACTTCAAAAGATCCAAACCAGGCGGTAAGCGGCACTTTTGCCTACGCAATGAGCTGCGCGTGTCCAATGGTAGCATCAAAAATCCCACATACACGAGAAGTTTTAACTTCAGACTGTGGTGTTTTAGTTGACATTGGAAACGTAGATCAATTTGCCGAACAAACTCTACAATTGATTGCCGATGAAAAGCTTAGACATGAAATGGGAATCAATGCTTTTACTAAAATGAGAGCTTCGTCTTGGGAAAATGCAGCATTAACTCACATGGATACGTATAAAAAACTGATCGAAAATCCGTCAGATATTAAATATAACTATCCGGATATTCAGTTACGCCATATCAAAAGATTAACCACAGATCTTGGTATTATACAGTTTAGCAAAATTTCGATTCCAGATCTGGAATCAGGATATACTTTAGATGACAATGCCCGCGCGTTAATTGCATTTTGTATGCACTATAAATTAACGAGAGATAAAGACGATCTTCCGTATATTTTAATTTATCTGGATTTCATCGAAAGATGCCAAAGACCAAAAGGTGATTTTATCAATTATGTCGATCAGGAAAATCGCGAACACGTAGAACAAAATGCCGAAGTTAATCTTGAAGATTCTAATGCAAGAGCAATCTGGGCATTGGGTACCGTAATTTCAAATGCTGATATCCTGCCTGAAAACATTTCGAAAAAAGCTTCAAAATGCTTTCTGGATTCCTTAAAATGGGCAGAAAATATTCAATCACCAAGAGCAATTGGCTTTGCTACAAAAGGGTTATTTTTATATCACAATGCCATTCCTAATTTATATGTTGCCGCAATTATCAATAAATTAAATGCAAAACTATTAGCAAATTACGAAGATACAGCTACAGAAAACTGGCAGTGGTTTGAAAATTATTTAACGTACGGAAACGGGATTCTGCCTGAATCAATGCTGTATGCTTATTTAATTACCAATAAACCGGTTTACAAAAAAGTAGCACTTGACTCTATGGACTTTTTAATTTCGAAAACATTTATTGATGGAAATTTCAAAGCTATTTCAAACAAAAGCTGGCTGCATAAAGATTCAGAACCAGAATTATATGGCGAACAGGCAATTGATGTTACGTACACCATTCAAACTTTAAATGCTTTTTATAACACTTTTAAAACTCCGGAATATAAAAAGAAAATGAAAGCTGCATTTAACTGGTTTTTAGGAAAAAATCACTTAAACCAAATTATGTAT